One genomic region from Anabaena sp. PCC 7108 encodes:
- a CDS encoding Uma2 family endonuclease: MSIMTIKDVEQVQTAFSEAGLDYDVELTNGRISIVGPSDIVSSEIGILFSRLLANWVYPRRLGRVFDSAGGFILPDSNLTAPDVSFVRAARLRQSPRYFGELVPDLIVEIKSQSDRIKPLVTKIINFINLGAVIGILIDPDEETVTVYRHQGEPTVLINGDILTLPELFPGWEVAVSELWPPIFTEEEIEG; encoded by the coding sequence ATGTCAATCATGACTATTAAAGATGTAGAACAAGTCCAAACCGCTTTTAGTGAAGCTGGTTTAGATTATGATGTTGAATTAACAAACGGGAGAATTTCTATTGTGGGTCCTTCGGATATTGTATCTAGTGAAATTGGTATTCTCTTTAGCCGACTATTAGCTAACTGGGTTTATCCCCGTCGTTTAGGAAGAGTATTTGATTCTGCTGGTGGTTTTATTTTACCTGATAGCAATCTCACCGCACCAGATGTTTCTTTTGTTCGGGCTGCACGTCTGCGTCAAAGTCCCCGTTATTTTGGGGAACTTGTGCCAGATTTAATAGTAGAAATTAAATCTCAAAGTGATAGGATTAAACCTTTAGTTACTAAAATTATCAACTTTATAAACTTAGGTGCTGTGATTGGAATTTTAATTGATCCTGATGAAGAAACTGTTACAGTTTATCGTCATCAAGGTGAACCAACCGTTTTAATCAATGGCGATATTTTAACTTTACCTGAACTTTTTCCAGGTTGGGAAGTAGCTGTTTCGGAATTATGGCCTCCTATTTTTACGGAAGAAGAAATAGAAGGTTAG
- a CDS encoding penicillin acylase family protein gives MQQFEVSEILWDSWGVPHIYARNEVELFHALGWAQAKSHGNLILMLYGQARGRASEYWGTDYVDTDRYVRTMGIPRRAGEWYEAQSDQMRTYLNAFADGINGYIQAYPDEVPEFLKVVLPVSAVDILAHVQRVIHFFFVVNPNQIATLSQGEQMAGSNAWAINAPEHSASQKAMLLANPHQPWFDLFLWYEAQLTMPSLSAYGAALVGWPTLGIAFNDYLGWTVTVNPTKGADFYELSLRDGGYEWNDQIRAFEVESQTLKIKQEDGSLQEEPLVVVQSVHGPVVSQTETKAIALRVVGLDRPHLLEQMWEMINARNLSQFEASLQQLQLPLFNFLYADTEGQIFYLFNALVPVRSKSSQDQGDWDYWQKLIPGNTSDTLWTEYHSYEDLPRVVNPACGWLQNTNDSPWTVTFPTLLKPENYPLYIAPSNLGKMPHNILRPQRSIRKLLNSDTMSFDDMVAFMFSSRLELADRILDGLIASVKTHGSELGMQAVKVLESWDRHANADSCGTVLFIQWVEKMGLDNIFATPWQSDLPLETPCDLIDPVFATAVLEEVAADIQSRYGTLDVAWGEVVRLRIGNQDLPGSGAGSIFGSFQVVDIMPVDEKNFQAFGGNSFMMAIEFTNPIRAEALAIYGNATQPHSPHVGDQLQLYVQGQLRPVWRTPAAIADHLKLREILDISSGLFMQANG, from the coding sequence ATGCAACAATTTGAAGTCAGCGAAATTCTGTGGGATAGCTGGGGCGTACCCCATATTTACGCCAGAAATGAAGTTGAGCTATTCCATGCTCTGGGTTGGGCGCAAGCCAAGAGCCATGGCAATCTAATTCTCATGCTGTATGGGCAGGCAAGGGGACGTGCATCTGAGTATTGGGGAACAGATTATGTTGATACAGATAGATATGTTCGCACAATGGGGATTCCCCGGCGTGCTGGGGAGTGGTACGAGGCGCAGAGCGATCAGATGCGGACATACCTCAACGCATTTGCTGATGGCATTAATGGCTATATCCAAGCATATCCTGATGAGGTTCCAGAGTTCTTAAAAGTTGTTTTACCTGTATCGGCAGTCGATATCCTGGCTCATGTGCAACGGGTCATTCACTTTTTCTTTGTAGTTAACCCCAATCAGATCGCGACTCTGAGCCAGGGAGAACAGATGGCAGGATCTAATGCTTGGGCGATCAACGCACCAGAGCATTCAGCGAGTCAGAAGGCGATGTTATTGGCCAATCCCCATCAGCCGTGGTTCGATTTATTTCTTTGGTATGAAGCACAGTTGACAATGCCTTCCTTGAGTGCCTATGGCGCTGCTTTAGTGGGGTGGCCAACGCTGGGCATTGCATTTAACGATTATTTGGGATGGACGGTCACAGTTAATCCCACCAAAGGGGCAGACTTTTACGAATTGTCTCTCAGGGATGGGGGTTATGAATGGAATGATCAGATTCGCGCTTTTGAAGTTGAGTCACAGACGTTAAAGATTAAACAAGAAGACGGTAGTTTGCAGGAAGAGCCGCTAGTCGTTGTTCAGTCTGTTCATGGTCCGGTGGTGTCTCAAACAGAAACCAAGGCGATCGCCTTGCGGGTGGTAGGTCTTGATCGTCCCCATTTGCTCGAACAGATGTGGGAGATGATTAATGCTAGGAACCTCAGCCAATTCGAGGCTTCTTTGCAACAACTACAGCTGCCATTGTTCAACTTTCTCTACGCAGATACAGAGGGGCAAATCTTTTATTTATTCAATGCCCTTGTGCCAGTACGGTCGAAATCCTCTCAGGATCAGGGGGACTGGGACTATTGGCAAAAACTGATTCCTGGCAATACATCTGATACCTTGTGGACAGAATACCATTCCTATGAGGATTTACCTCGTGTGGTGAATCCAGCTTGCGGGTGGCTACAGAACACTAACGATTCACCCTGGACTGTCACATTTCCCACATTGCTGAAGCCTGAAAACTATCCCCTCTATATTGCGCCTAGTAATTTAGGGAAAATGCCTCACAACATTCTGCGTCCTCAGCGCTCGATTCGGAAATTGCTAAACAGCGACACCATGAGTTTTGATGACATGGTGGCGTTTATGTTTTCATCTCGTTTGGAACTGGCTGACCGAATCCTCGATGGGCTGATTGCATCGGTGAAAACCCACGGAAGCGAACTGGGGATGCAAGCTGTGAAGGTTTTAGAATCTTGGGATCGCCATGCAAATGCAGACAGTTGCGGAACAGTTCTGTTTATACAATGGGTTGAGAAAATGGGGCTAGATAATATCTTTGCAACTCCTTGGCAAAGTGATTTACCCTTAGAGACTCCTTGCGACTTGATCGATCCTGTGTTCGCTACCGCAGTGCTTGAGGAAGTTGCAGCGGATATTCAATCACGCTATGGAACCCTTGATGTTGCTTGGGGAGAGGTGGTTAGACTGCGTATTGGGAACCAGGATTTACCCGGTAGCGGTGCGGGTAGTATCTTTGGTAGTTTTCAAGTCGTAGATATCATGCCTGTTGATGAAAAGAATTTTCAGGCCTTCGGTGGTAATTCTTTTATGATGGCAATCGAGTTTACTAACCCGATTCGTGCTGAAGCGCTAGCCATCTACGGTAATGCCACCCAACCACATTCGCCTCACGTTGGGGACCAGTTGCAGCTTTATGTTCAGGGTCAACTGAGACCTGTTTGGCGCACTCCAGCGGCGATCGCAGATCATTTGAAGTTGCGAGAAATTTTAGATATCTCTTCAGGGCTGTTTATGCAGGCTAACGGATAG
- a CDS encoding cytochrome P450, which produces MNFSSSVLLGLVIIGILISIGVRIQKILILHHKGKVIPGPPSDPLLGNILDLEKVGGFPNYLPKLHSQYGKITKLWLGSSNFIVSISDPALVAEVAGTLQSLPISIKQPFTWIGDEIYFFRQPQEAKSIKIKLLRLLSGETLDYLREATQKHMTRLLDRWTSSQCGQTIDVRDELSQVSLTIIGDCLIGEEFSNSNLGQEISASFTKVLKGVQPRTEEVIPAVWDRSYWDWQKTVSHLHQCIYDLIEQRKQDANLNQRTDFLSRVLRDQDDQGQSLFTKEEIRATIINFLFGGFDAVAAALTSACYILAQHPEIQAQAQAEVDRVIGCRLPKSEDFKALDYLNQILKETMRINPPSSVTMRQVDLDFELAGYHIPKGTILFISISALHNNQEIWSAPEKFCPERFSPENEKQHLRYAYIPFGVGARGCIGANFAMIQLQLMLPMLLQRFSIQQVSDQAVISKPEASAVLFRTKLELFIVSLRQSTLLSKCFGIRLPLVNIKAILLCRSQTRQEYERANDVYEDNQQTLLFKERK; this is translated from the coding sequence ATGAATTTCAGTTCATCAGTGCTTCTAGGTTTAGTCATTATAGGTATATTAATATCGATAGGTGTAAGAATACAAAAAATTCTGATTTTACACCATAAAGGCAAGGTTATCCCTGGTCCGCCTAGCGATCCTTTACTAGGAAATATTCTCGATCTTGAAAAAGTCGGTGGTTTTCCCAATTATTTGCCAAAGCTTCATAGCCAGTATGGGAAAATTACTAAATTATGGTTGGGAAGTTCAAATTTTATTGTCTCGATTAGCGATCCAGCCCTCGTTGCTGAAGTAGCAGGAACTTTACAATCTTTGCCAATTTCAATCAAACAACCATTCACCTGGATTGGGGACGAAATTTACTTTTTCAGACAACCCCAAGAAGCTAAGTCTATCAAGATCAAATTGTTGCGCCTCTTATCCGGAGAAACTTTGGATTACTTACGTGAAGCAACACAAAAACACATGACTAGACTATTAGATCGATGGACTTCCAGCCAATGTGGACAAACAATTGATGTTAGAGATGAATTGAGTCAAGTTTCTTTAACGATTATAGGAGATTGTTTAATCGGAGAAGAATTCAGTAATTCTAATCTGGGACAGGAAATCTCAGCATCCTTTACTAAAGTTCTCAAGGGTGTGCAGCCCAGAACTGAAGAAGTTATTCCTGCGGTTTGGGATCGCAGTTATTGGGATTGGCAAAAAACAGTATCTCATCTACATCAATGTATTTATGATTTGATTGAGCAAAGAAAGCAAGATGCAAACTTAAATCAAAGAACAGATTTTCTATCGCGAGTCCTTCGAGATCAGGATGATCAAGGTCAATCTTTGTTTACCAAAGAGGAAATTCGAGCAACGATTATCAACTTTCTATTTGGTGGATTTGATGCAGTAGCAGCAGCCCTTACTTCAGCTTGCTACATACTTGCCCAACATCCTGAGATTCAAGCGCAGGCTCAGGCAGAAGTGGATCGAGTCATAGGTTGTAGACTGCCAAAATCTGAGGATTTCAAAGCATTGGACTACTTGAACCAAATCCTTAAAGAAACAATGCGAATAAATCCTCCCTCTTCTGTGACTATGCGACAGGTGGATTTGGACTTTGAACTAGCGGGTTATCACATACCCAAAGGAACTATACTCTTCATTTCAATTTCTGCTTTACACAATAACCAAGAAATTTGGTCAGCACCAGAGAAATTTTGTCCAGAACGATTCTCTCCTGAGAATGAAAAACAACACTTACGCTATGCTTACATTCCATTTGGAGTTGGAGCCAGGGGTTGTATTGGGGCGAATTTTGCTATGATCCAGCTACAGTTAATGTTACCTATGCTTTTGCAAAGATTTTCTATTCAGCAGGTTTCAGATCAAGCAGTTATCTCCAAGCCCGAAGCTTCTGCTGTTTTATTCAGAACTAAACTAGAATTATTCATTGTTAGCTTGCGACAATCCACGCTCTTGAGTAAATGTTTTGGGATTAGATTACCTCTGGTAAATATAAAAGCAATTCTTCTTTGTCGCTCTCAAACTAGACAGGAATATGAGAGGGCAAATGATGTGTACGAGGATAATCAGCAAACTCTACTTTTCAAAGAGCGAAAATAG